The Mycobacterium sp. EPa45 genomic interval TGCAGTAAGGGTGGCTTTTACCTCCGCACGCCGGCGCGTCCGGTGGTACTCGTGGCCGGCGGTACCGGATTGTCGGCGATCCTGGCGATGGCGCACAGCCTGCGCGATGATCATCGCGGCCCGGTGCATCTGGTCTACGGCGTGCGTAACGCCGGAGACTTGTGCAAGCTTGCGGAACTAGAGGAGCTCAGGCGACGGTTGCCGGGGCTCGAAATCCACACCGTTGTGTCTCGTCCGGATGCCGCCTGGACCGGTCGGGTGGGACGGGTCACCGATGTGCTCGACGTGAGCATGTTCGACGGCGGTAACGCCGACGTATATGTCTGCGGCCCGGCAGGTCTGGTCACCGATACTCGAAAATGGTTGGACGACAACGGCATCAACGGCGTCGGCCTCTACTATGAGAAGTTCGTGGCCAGCGGGTCCGCGCGGCGGCGGACCACTCCCCGATTGAACTACCAAGCCGTCGATCTCGCCGACGTCCGCCGCCGCGGTCGTGGCACTGCGGTGGTGGTCGGTGGAAGCATCGCCGGGATCGCCGCAGCCAAGGTGCTCAGCGAGACCTTCGAGAACGTCATCGTCCTTGAGAAGGACCCGCCGCACACCCGCCGCGAGGGCAGGCCCGGTGCGGCACAGGGCTGGCATCTGCACCATCTGCTCACCGCAGGGCGCATCGAACTCGAGCGGTTCTTTCCCGGGATCGTCGCCGACATGGTTCGCGAGGGCGCGTTCGACGTCGACATGGCTGCCCAGTACCGCATCCGCCTCGGTGGCTCCTGGAAGAAACCGGGCACCGGGCCGATTCAGATCGTCTGTGCGGGCCGGCCGCTGCTGGAATGGTGTGTACGACGCCGTCTGGACGACGAACCCCGGATCAGCTTCCGATATGAATCCGAAGTGGCCGACCTGGTCTACGACAGCTCCAGCGACACCGTCATCGGGGTTGCAGTCACCGGCGACGGCGACGAACTCGAAATCGTGCCTGCGGAATTCGTGGTCGACGCCTCGGGGAAGAATACTCGCTTCCCGGAGTTCCTGGACCGCATCGGCGTCGGCGCTCCCGAGGTCGAGCAGGACATCATCAACTGCTTCTACTCCACGATGTTCCACAAGGTGCCACCCGAACGGCAGTGGGACGACAAGGTGATGGTCATCTGTTACGCATACCGGCCCTACGAGGACACCTATGCCGCGCAGTACTACACCGACAGCTCACGCACCATCCTGTCGACATCACTGGTGGCCTACAACTGCTATTCACCACCGCGCACGCCACGCGAGTTCCGTCAGTTCGCCGACCGCATGCCGTCAGCGGTGATCGGGGAGAACATCGACGGCCTCGAACCGGCCTCACCGATCTACAACTTCCGCTATCCCAACATGATGCGACTGCACTACGAGCGCAAACGCAACCTGCCGCGCGCCCTGCTGGTCGTCGGGGATGCCTACACCAGTGCCGACCCCGTCTCCGGACTGGGAATGACTTTGGCGCTCAGAGAAGTCCGGGAAATGCAACTGTTGCTCTCGAAGTACGAGCCCAACCATCCGGATCTGCCGCGTCGCTATTTCCGCAAGATCGCCAAGCTTGCCGACACCGCCTGGTTCGTGATCCGCGAACAGAACCTGCGCTTCGACTGGCTCAAGGACGCCGACAAGAAGCGTCCGTTCTACTTCGGTGCGCTCACCTGGTACATGGACCGGGTGATGGAGCTGGTGCACGACGACCCCGACGTCTACAACGAATTCCTCGCCGTCGTGCATCTGGTCAAACCCGCGGCCGCGCTGATGACACCCCCGGTCGCTGCCCGCGTGATCGGAAAATGGGCCCGGACCAGACTGTCGGGGCAGAAGACCCTCATCGAGCGCAACTACGAAAACCGCACCATCCCGGTGCCCGAGTACCTGGCCCAAACGGCGGAGATGCCCGTCGATTTGGCTACCAGCCGCTCCCGTTAGGAAAGAGGCCCGAGATGATCCATCGGATGCTGAACTGCCAGGGCACCCGGATCCACGCCGTCGAGGAGGGCGAAGGACCGCTGGTGGTCCTGGTGCACGGCTTCCCCGAGTCGTGGTACTCCTGGCGCCATCAGATCCCGGCCCTGGCTGCGGCGGGCTACCGGGTGCTGGCCATCGATCAGCGTGGTTACGGCCAGTCCTCGAAGTACCGGGTGCAAACCGCTTATCGCATCAAGGAATTGGCCAGCGACATCGTCGGCGTCATCGACGCATGTGGCGAGAAGCAGGCGGTGGTCGTCGGGCATGACTGGGGCGCCCCGGTCGCCTGGACCTTCGCGTGGTTGCACCCAGACCGCTGTCGTGGTGTGGTCGGGATCAGCGTGCCGTTCGCCGGGCGTGGCGTGATCGGCCTCCCCGGCAGTCCGTTCGGTGAGCAGCGGCCCAATGACTACCACCTGGAGTTGGCAGGCCCGGGCAAGGTCTGGTACCAGGACTACTTCTCCGAACAAGACGGCATCATCACCGAGATCGAAGAGGATGTTCGAAGCTGGCTGCTCGGTCTCACATACACGGTGTCCGGCGACGCCATGGCTGCGGCGACGCAGGCCGCGGAGGCGGCCGGGGTGGACCTCGCCGCAATGGATCCGATCGAGGTGATCCGTTCCGGACCGCTGTGCATGCCCCACGGGGCGCGGCTCAAGGACGCGTTCGTCTACCCCGAAAAGATGCCGGAATGGTTCACCGATGCCGACCTGGACTTCTACACAGGCGAATTCGAGCGATCCGGGTTCGGTGGCCCGCTGAGCTTCTATCACAACATCGACAATGACTGGCACGACCTCGCCGAATACGAGGGCACCCCGCTGACCCCGCCGGCGCTGTTCATCGGCGGCCAGTATGACGTCGGCACCACGTGGGGAGCCGAGGCGGCCGAACGCGCGCACGAAGTGATGCCGAACTACTGCGGCACTGAGATGGTGGCCGGCGTCGGCCACTGGATCCAGCAGGAGGAGCCCAAGGAAACCAACCGGCTGCTGCTCGATTTCCTTGGCGGACTGAGCTGATGGAGCCATGCGGATGAGAACCGCTCACGGACGGGTGCGGCGCGCCATCGCGGCCGTGGCCACCGGCCGCTGCTGCATCGTCGTCGACGACTCAGAGAACCAGGGATATCTGGTCTTCGCCGCGGATGCCGCCACGCCGCAGCTGCTCACCTTTACGGTCCGGCACACTTCCGGTTACATCCGAATCGCGCTACCCGGCTCGGACTGCGAACGGCTCGACCTGCCGCCGGTCTGTCACCGCGAGACCGCGCCGGCCGGCATCGCCGCCCAGCGGGTGACGGTGGACTTCCGTGAGACGAGCACCGGGATCTCGGCGATCGATCGGGCCCGCACCATTGCCGCCCTCGCCGACGCCAACGCCACGGCAGCCGACTTCCGCCGACCCGGGCATGTGATCCCGGTGCAGGCCGGGAGCCATGGCGTGCTCGGCTCTTCGCCGGGGGCCGCCGAGGCGGTGCTGGATTTGGCCCGCCTCGGTATGCGCCGGCCCGCGGGTGTGTTGTGCGAGATTGTGTCTCAACGGAATCCGGCCGGTATGGCCGAAGAATGCGAGTTGGCAGCGTTCGCCGGCCGGCATCGCATACCCATGCTCTCGGTCACCGAGCTCGCGACGTACCGGCGTCGTACCGAACCACAGGTCGTGCGGACGGCGGAGACCACACTCCCGACCGAGGCGGGCACCTTCCGGGTCGTCGGCTATCGAGACGCCCGAAACGGGGGTGAACATCTGGCGGTGATCGCCGGCAACGCTGACGCCGATACGCCGATGCCGCTGCACGTCCACCTCGAATGCCTCGGTGGCGACGTGTTCGGATCCCTGGCTTGCACCTGCGGTGCCGAACTCGCCCGTGCAGTCGCCGCAATGCGAGCCAACGGCACCGGCATGATCATCTACCTGCGCCCGCCCACCGCACATGCCTGCGGTGTCCTCACCGGCGGCGCCGCACCGGATCTGGTGTCCGGGAGCGTCGCGTGGATCCTGCGTGACCTGGGTGTGTATACGGTCAGGCTGTCCGACGATGCACCTGAGCTGGGCTTGTTGATGTTCGGGGCGATCCGTGAGCACGGGTTGCACGTCGAGTCGCCCGCCGCGGTGTGGCCGGTGGCAGGCTGACACGTGCCCTGGGAGACAACGGGATCGCAGAGGAGACGCGATGACGCATCCGGATCTGGCCGGTAAATCCGCGATTGTGACCGGCGCGGGAGCCGGCATCGGGCTGGCTATCGCCAAGCGACTGGCCGCCGAGGGCTGCCGAGTATTGTGCGCGGACATCAATGCCGACACGGCGAAGGCCGCGGCAGCCGAGCTCGGCGGCGACGCGGTCGGTCACCAGGTCGACGTGAGCGACGAATCGCAGGTGGCCGACATGGTCGAAGCATGCGTCGCGGCGTTCGGCGGCGTCGACAAGCTCGTCGCCAACGCTGGAGTCGTGCACTTCGCCCCGCTGCTGGACACCACCACCGACGACTTCGACCGGGTGATCGGGATCAACCTGCGTGGCGCCTGGCTGTGCACCAAACATGCCGCACCCCGGATGGTCGAGCGTGGCGGTGGCGCGATCGTCAACATGTCCTCGCTCGGGGGGCAGGTCGCGGCGGCGGGCACCGCCGCATACGGGATGTCGAAAGCCGGGATCATCCACCTGAGCCGCATCACCGCCGCGGAACTCCGCGCGGCCAACGTGCGATCCAACGCACTGCTGCCGGCCTTCGTCGATACTCCGATGCAGCAGACCGCGATGACGATGTTCGACGAGGCACTCGGTGCGGGCGGGGCCACCACCATGATCGGACGCCTACAGGGCCGCATGGCCGGGCCGGAGGAGATGGCCGGCGTTGTCGCCTTCCTGCTCTCCGACGACGCGTCGATGATCAACGGGACGGCACAGGTCGCCGACGGTGGAACACTCGCGGCACTGTGGTGAGCGGTCTCTTCGCCGGCCTACCCGGCAGCGTCGGCCTGGCTGGTCAGGATTGCCAGGGCGATCGTGGTCATCTCCAGCGCGACGTCGGTGCGGCGGGTGAGATGCCATGTGCGCGAAACGTCTTCGATGAAACTGACGGCGGCGGCCACGAGTAGTCGGGCCTGCGCAACGGTGGTCTGCGGGACCACGGTGCGGATGAGATCGATCCACAGACCGTCGCGGTCGGCCTGGTTCTTGACGAAGCTGTCGCGAACCTCGTCCGATGCCGATGACAGTTCGGTGATCGACACGGAGACCAGGTCGGGGTCGTCCAGACTGATCCGTACCCGCCCGGCTACGAGTCCACGGAGACGTTGTGGTGCAGGATCATTCGCACGCAGCACTCGAATACATTCGAGAGCGGACCACTCGTCGAGGCGACGTACCAGGGCATCGAGAATGGCCTGCTTCGAGGAGAACGAGCGGTACAGGCCCGGGCCCGCGATTCCGACGGTCTTGCCGATGTCGGCGGTGCTCACCGCGGGATATCCACGGGCACGGAATAATTGCGCACCCGCGGCCAGCAGCGTCTCGTACCGCGAGAACGCGGCCGCCTCCCGGCCGGCGGATCCGTCGATCGGGCCGAGCGCCCCGACCGGCGGCGTGCGCGCGGCCGCCATGCACGCTCGGTACAAGAGCTCCCTGAGCTCACCCCCCGACAGGTTGAGGCCATGTCGCCCAAGGCTTGTCAGCGTGCTCGACACTGCCCATGCCCGAAGCTCGACGTGCGCCGGGCTCAGCTCGGGCATCTCCAGGCGGACGCCGGACTGCATGCTCGCCACGATGGCGTTGATCCGGCTGCGTACCTCCGCACGGTCGCCATCGGTGAGGTAGCGAGCCTCTCGCTGCCACAGCACGGTCAACGCTCGGGTCTCGACGGCGGCAGAGATCAGGTCCGGCAATTCATCATGCAGGGGACGGGCGGTCGACTCAGGCGTGCGGCCCTCGGGGTTGCGAACACTTTGGTATTCATCCTGCGCGTTCAGAATCACGGCGGTGAGCAGGGCCTGCTTGTTGTCGTAATGGCGGTACAGGGCGCGAGCCGTCACACCGGCGGCCTCGGCGATCTCCTCCAGTTTCACCGAATGGAAGCCGCGGTCGATGAACAGCCGCGCAGCCTGGTCGAGGATCTGTTTCTTACGGTCCTTTGGCCTGCGCCTGACGATCGGGACGGCTGGCTGCATCGCTGGATGCCCCTTCCTCTCACCGGATTGCAACATCTTCGCAGATCCTCTCTGCCGCGACCCATAAACGTAACCAAAAAGTACATTGCTGCGAGAAACTGCATAATTGAGTGGGTGATTCAGTATCTATATAGCCGATACAGCTGTTATCAGCTATAGACATAGACCTGCGTTCCGCGTACTCTCGCGAAGGTGATCGGTCGTCTCGAAGCGACGGTGAAGTTATCTGGCGAGGCTTCGCTGAGCTGCCTGCCGGCGGTGGTGGGTGGCACCGCCCGGGGAGGAAGCGGCCTGCACGAACCCGACACCGGGGATCTCGTGGCGGGCGTGCAGCAGGCTGTCGATCGACTCATCCTGGCGTCATCGGTGAACGAGCTCTTCGCGCTGGCGGCAGCCGCGGCGGCCCGGATCGGGTTCACCCGGGTGCTGTTCTCCAGGCTTGATCACGGAACCTGGTTGACTCACAACGCTTATACGGCCGATGACCCCGACTTCGCCGAGCAATTGGTGGCATTCGGTACCGCGCACTCCCAACGGTTGGGCGGCCAACTCGTGGAGTCGGAGATGTTGCTCACCGGCATCCCGATCCTGGTGTGCGACGCGCAATCACATCCTCGGGTCTTCCGTAAGCTCGTCAGGTTCGCCCGCACCACCGATTACGTCGCCGCGCCGGTCCAGGCCTGGGGTGTGCCGGTGGCCATGATCCACGCCGACCGATATCCCGATCGCAGCGTCCAAGAGATCGACCGGCGGCTGCTCGGTCTGTTCGCCGGCGGCCTCGGCCTTGCGATCGAGCG includes:
- a CDS encoding FAD-binding oxidoreductase, yielding MQVPEITVQYSDGARKAMPVQPDQSILEAAEEHGIAIVNECQSGICGTCVATCVAGDYEMGRTEGLSEVERDARKVLTCSTFPKSDCVISLQYPADDNAARLVTGTGVVTAVEHVSSTTALLRIDVSGLAPLVYRPGQFAQLQVPGTAVWRNYSYAHPADGRTEVEFIVRLLPQGVMSDYLRANAKPGDRIAMRCSKGGFYLRTPARPVVLVAGGTGLSAILAMAHSLRDDHRGPVHLVYGVRNAGDLCKLAELEELRRRLPGLEIHTVVSRPDAAWTGRVGRVTDVLDVSMFDGGNADVYVCGPAGLVTDTRKWLDDNGINGVGLYYEKFVASGSARRRTTPRLNYQAVDLADVRRRGRGTAVVVGGSIAGIAAAKVLSETFENVIVLEKDPPHTRREGRPGAAQGWHLHHLLTAGRIELERFFPGIVADMVREGAFDVDMAAQYRIRLGGSWKKPGTGPIQIVCAGRPLLEWCVRRRLDDEPRISFRYESEVADLVYDSSSDTVIGVAVTGDGDELEIVPAEFVVDASGKNTRFPEFLDRIGVGAPEVEQDIINCFYSTMFHKVPPERQWDDKVMVICYAYRPYEDTYAAQYYTDSSRTILSTSLVAYNCYSPPRTPREFRQFADRMPSAVIGENIDGLEPASPIYNFRYPNMMRLHYERKRNLPRALLVVGDAYTSADPVSGLGMTLALREVREMQLLLSKYEPNHPDLPRRYFRKIAKLADTAWFVIREQNLRFDWLKDADKKRPFYFGALTWYMDRVMELVHDDPDVYNEFLAVVHLVKPAAALMTPPVAARVIGKWARTRLSGQKTLIERNYENRTIPVPEYLAQTAEMPVDLATSRSR
- a CDS encoding alpha/beta fold hydrolase, translated to MIHRMLNCQGTRIHAVEEGEGPLVVLVHGFPESWYSWRHQIPALAAAGYRVLAIDQRGYGQSSKYRVQTAYRIKELASDIVGVIDACGEKQAVVVGHDWGAPVAWTFAWLHPDRCRGVVGISVPFAGRGVIGLPGSPFGEQRPNDYHLELAGPGKVWYQDYFSEQDGIITEIEEDVRSWLLGLTYTVSGDAMAAATQAAEAAGVDLAAMDPIEVIRSGPLCMPHGARLKDAFVYPEKMPEWFTDADLDFYTGEFERSGFGGPLSFYHNIDNDWHDLAEYEGTPLTPPALFIGGQYDVGTTWGAEAAERAHEVMPNYCGTEMVAGVGHWIQQEEPKETNRLLLDFLGGLS
- a CDS encoding 3,4-dihydroxy-2-butanone-4-phosphate synthase; its protein translation is MRTAHGRVRRAIAAVATGRCCIVVDDSENQGYLVFAADAATPQLLTFTVRHTSGYIRIALPGSDCERLDLPPVCHRETAPAGIAAQRVTVDFRETSTGISAIDRARTIAALADANATAADFRRPGHVIPVQAGSHGVLGSSPGAAEAVLDLARLGMRRPAGVLCEIVSQRNPAGMAEECELAAFAGRHRIPMLSVTELATYRRRTEPQVVRTAETTLPTEAGTFRVVGYRDARNGGEHLAVIAGNADADTPMPLHVHLECLGGDVFGSLACTCGAELARAVAAMRANGTGMIIYLRPPTAHACGVLTGGAAPDLVSGSVAWILRDLGVYTVRLSDDAPELGLLMFGAIREHGLHVESPAAVWPVAG
- a CDS encoding glucose 1-dehydrogenase, whose amino-acid sequence is MTHPDLAGKSAIVTGAGAGIGLAIAKRLAAEGCRVLCADINADTAKAAAAELGGDAVGHQVDVSDESQVADMVEACVAAFGGVDKLVANAGVVHFAPLLDTTTDDFDRVIGINLRGAWLCTKHAAPRMVERGGGAIVNMSSLGGQVAAAGTAAYGMSKAGIIHLSRITAAELRAANVRSNALLPAFVDTPMQQTAMTMFDEALGAGGATTMIGRLQGRMAGPEEMAGVVAFLLSDDASMINGTAQVADGGTLAALW
- a CDS encoding TetR/AcrR family transcriptional regulator; translated protein: MQPAVPIVRRRPKDRKKQILDQAARLFIDRGFHSVKLEEIAEAAGVTARALYRHYDNKQALLTAVILNAQDEYQSVRNPEGRTPESTARPLHDELPDLISAAVETRALTVLWQREARYLTDGDRAEVRSRINAIVASMQSGVRLEMPELSPAHVELRAWAVSSTLTSLGRHGLNLSGGELRELLYRACMAAARTPPVGALGPIDGSAGREAAAFSRYETLLAAGAQLFRARGYPAVSTADIGKTVGIAGPGLYRSFSSKQAILDALVRRLDEWSALECIRVLRANDPAPQRLRGLVAGRVRISLDDPDLVSVSITELSSASDEVRDSFVKNQADRDGLWIDLIRTVVPQTTVAQARLLVAAAVSFIEDVSRTWHLTRRTDVALEMTTIALAILTSQADAAG
- a CDS encoding response regulator transcription factor, with product MIGRLEATVKLSGEASLSCLPAVVGGTARGGSGLHEPDTGDLVAGVQQAVDRLILASSVNELFALAAAAAARIGFTRVLFSRLDHGTWLTHNAYTADDPDFAEQLVAFGTAHSQRLGGQLVESEMLLTGIPILVCDAQSHPRVFRKLVRFARTTDYVAAPVQAWGVPVAMIHADRYPDRSVQEIDRRLLGLFAGGLGLAIERAQLADRLKVINQASTLLGHRPDEDALHGRPDQQPPPRLAAVSSLPRAERATERLSPREWDVLRSIALGKTNAQIASSLFLAENTVKVHVKRILRKLGAGNRTEAAALYHRLTRRGPCD